The Bacillaceae bacterium IKA-2 DNA window ACCTACTTGATTCTAGGACATTAGCTTTATCAACAGAAGTAAGTTTTTTATTTCGAAGGCGCGCTAACTCAAAGCCTTGTTTGACGATTCTTTCAATCTCACTTTTTTTATAGTAAAGGGTATCAACGACCGATTCGCCATCTGCTTCTTGACGACGTTCTTGAGGTTGACCAAAATATAATCCTCCTGTTAATTCACGCACGATCATTAAATCGACACCTTCAACCACTTCTTTTTTTAATGTTGAAGCGTCTAATAGGCTATCAAAAGCCTTGACTGGACGTAAGTTAGCATACAGTTGAAGTGCTTTACGAATCCCAAGTAAGCCTTTTTCAGGGCGCATCGATCCTGGAAGTGTATCCCACTTAGGACCACCTACTGCTCCTAGAAGAACTGCATCACTATTTTTACAAAGCTTAATTGTTTGTTCTGGAAGTGGTGTTCCTTCTTCGTCAATAGCGACGCCACCTAATTTCGCGTATTGATACGTAAATTGGTGGTTAAACTGGCTGGCAATTGTATCGAGTACTTTCATTGCTGCTTTGATTACCTCAGGACCAATTCCATCCCCGGGTATTACTGTAATTGTTTTGTTCATACAATCGTTCCTTCCTTATACAGGCTATTTAAGGGAATTTACAAATGAACTTTTTCTGTCGTTCCTTCTTCTTTCAACTTACGATTTAGGACGCGGTTAACCGCATTAACATAAGCTTTTGCTGACGCTTCTAAAACATCATGGGCAGTTCCTCGACCACTCGTCTCAACATCTTGGAATTTTATTTTCACATAAACTTCTGCCAATGCATCTCTTCCACCACTAACAGATTGAATGCGATAATCTAAAAGTTTTACAGGAGATGCAATCATCCGTTCTAATGTATTATAAATCGCTTCTACACTTCCTGAGCCAGTCGCAGCTTCTTGAAGTTCATTACCCTCAGGAGAGGTCATTGTAATTGTCGCTGTTGGGATATTATTAGTCCCATAATTGACTTGCAATTGTTTAACTTTATAGTACTCTACTGCTGAAGCAACTCTTTCATCAGTAAGGATTGCAAAAATATCATCTTCAGTAATCTCTTTCTTTTTATCTGCTAAATCTTTAAATGCAACAAACAGTCGGTTTAATTCTTCATCATTGACGCTATAACCTAACTCTTTAATTTTATCTTTAAAGGCATGACGTCCTGAATGCTTCCCTAATACCATTCGGTTTGAAGAAATACCAACAAGCTCTGGAGTAATAATTTCGTATGTTGTTTTTTCTTTTAGAACACCATCTTGGTGAATACCAGACTCATGGGCAAATGCGTTATTTCCAACGATAGCTTTATTGTTAGGTACGACCATTCCCGTTAATTTACTAACGAGGACACTCGTTCTTTTAATTTCATCTAGTTTAAGGCGAGTTTCGGCGTTATAATAATCACCACGAATTTTCAGGGCAACGACAATTTCTTCTAATGAAGCATTTCCAGCGCGCTCACCAATTCCATTTATCGTACATTCTACTTGACCTGCCCCGTGCTCAATTGCTGATAGTGAATTAGCAACTGCCATCCCTAAATCATCATGACAGTGAGTGGAAAGAATCGCTCGATCAATGTTTGGGACGTTTTCTTTTAAATAGTTGAAAACATGACCAATTTCATGTGGTGTAATATAACCAACCGTGTCTGGAATATTTATTACCGATGCTCCCGCATCAATGACACGTTCAATAATCCGTACTAAAAAGTCTAAGTCTGATCGGCATGCGTCTTCTGCTGACCACTGAATATGTGGAAAAAACTTAGCTGCATATTTCACCGATTGAACAGCTGTTTCAACAACTTCATCTGGCGTCTGCTTTAATTTATAAGTCATATGAATTGGAGATGTTGCAATAAAAACATGCAGTCTAGGTTCAACCCCACCTTTTAATGCTTCCCACGTTGTATCGATATCTCTTTGAATAGAGCGGGATAAGCCCGTGACGGAACAACCTCTAATTTCATCGGCAATAGCCTTTACAGAACGAAAATCACCTTTTGATGAAGCGGGAAATCCCGCTTCAATAATATCGACATTTAATCGTTCTAGTTGTCTGGCGATTTCAAGCTTTTCTTCAAAATTTAAATTTACACCTGCTGATTGCTCACCGTCTCTTAATGTCGTATCAAAGACATTAATTTTTCGCACTTTTGACCCCTCCCTTATTAGCTTTAACGAAAGGCATCATTTCACGAAGTTCTCTTCCAACTACTTCAATTGGATGTTTATTTTCTCTTGCATTAATGGCATTAAATTCAGGACGATTTGCTTGGTTTTCTAAAATCCAACTTTTTGCGAACTTTCCAGTTTGAATGTCTGATAAAATATCCTTCATTGCTTGCTTAGTTTGGTCAGTTACAATACGTGGTCCTGAAACAAAATCTCCCCACTGAGCTGTACCAGATATTGAATAACGCATTCCTTCTAGTCCACCTTCATACATTAAGTCAACAATTAGCTTTAATTCATGTAAACACTCAAAATAAGCAACTTCTGGTTGGTAGCCTGCTTCAACTAATGTTTCAAAACCAGCTTTTACTAAAGCACTTGTTCCACCACATAGAACTGCTTGCTCTCCAAAAAGATCTGTTTCTGTTTCTTCTTGGAATGTTGTTTCAAGAACACCTGCACGTGCTGCACCAATTTGTTTAGCATATGCGAGTGCTAATTCTTTTCCTTTACCTGTTGCATCTTGATAAACAGCAATTAGTGCAGGAACTCCAGCACCTTCTGTATACGTTCTACGGACTAAATGGCCTGGCCCTTTTGGAGCTACTAGAAATACGTCGACGTTGGTCGGTGGTGTAATTTGGCTAAAGTGAACGTTAAATCCGTGTGCAAATACTAATGCGTTTCCTGCTTCTAAATTCGGTTCAATTTCTGCCTGATAAGTTTTTGGTTGATCTTCATCTGGTAAAAGTATCATAATTATATCAGCTTGAGCTGCTGCTTCACTCACAGATACGACTGTGTGTCCGTCTGCAACTGCTTTATCCCATGAACCACCTTGACGTAAACCGACAACAACATCAACGCCGCTTTCTTTTAAGTTTAATGCGTGTGCGTGACCTTGTGATCCATAACCAATTACTGCTACCTTTTTCCCTGTCAATACCTCTTCATTTACATCTCCGTTATAATATACCTTTGCCATTTTCGAAACATCTCCTTTTAAAATTAATATCTTATTTTTTGCCAAATTCATTTTGATAATTAACTAAAATCCAAAAAGCTGATTTAGGTTGATTTGGATAGTTAATTGTAATTATGAAATTCACTTAATTAAATAAACACGACTCGTTGGTCAGTATTTGTAATTTTATGGCCTCGCTTAAAAGCTGTTATTCCCGTTCGAGCTAGTTCTTTAATTCCATACGGATGTAATAAATCAATTAATGCCTCAACTTTTTGCTGATCTCCTGTGATTTCAACAGTGATACTTTCTTTACCCACATCTAAGATGGACCCACGAAACGGGTTAATTAATGCTGCGAGCTCTCCTCGCTGTTGTGCATTTGCGAATACTTTAATAAGCGCTAATTCACGTGAAACAATTGATTCATCAGTAATGTCTGAAACTTTCAGTACATCAACTTGTTTGTTTAATTGCTTAATCACTTGCTCAATACTTCTTTTGTTATCAACAATAATTACGAAAGTCATTCTTGATATAGTTGGATTTTCAGTATGTCCAACAGTAATACTTTCAATGTTATAGTTTCTTCTCGCTAGCATTCCAGTGACTCGGTTTAAAACACCTGAAATATTGTTTACTGTCGCAGTAATAATGCGCTTCATTCCGGCTTCACTCCTATCATTTCATGTAACCCTTTACCTGTCGCTACCATTGGATAAACATTTTCTCTTTCTGCAACGCGGAAATCTACTAACACTGGTCCATCATGGGCTAACATTTCTGCTACGGCTTTCTCTAAATCAGCTACTTTATCAACTCTCATACCTTTAATGTCATAGGCATCTGCAAGCTTTACGAAATCTGGTTGAACCGGCATCAATGAATTCGAGTAGCGCTCCTCAAAAAATAACTGTTGCCACTGCCGAACCATCCCTAAACAGCCATTGTTTACAATAACTAACTTAAGAGGTAGCTTCATTTCTTGGAGAAGGGAAAGTTCTTGTAAAGTCATTTGAAAACCTGCATCACCCATAACTGCAATAACTGGTGTCTTTGGCTCTGCTAATTGTGCGCCAATTGCGGCTGGGAAGCCAAAGCCCATTGTTCCTAGACCACCAGATGTGACCCAACGATTAGGCTTTTTAAATTTAAAAAATTGTGCCGCCCACATTTGATGCTGACCAACGTCAGTTGTAACAATTGCTTCGCCATTTGTTTGTTCATAAATGCACTCAATTAGCTGCTGTGGCTTAATAACTTCCGGATCTTCTTGATACCAAAGCGGATATTCTTCTTTAAGTTGTTTTAAATCCTCGTTCCAAACTGAATTTGGTCCTTTTACTCCATTTTGGGCAATTAATTCTTTTATAGCTTCTTTCGCATCGGCGACAATCGGAATTTTCGTTTCAATATTTTTGCCGATTTCAGCAGGGTCAATATCAATGTGCGCAATCTTTGCACCGGGTGCAAACTTTTCAAGATTACCAGTTACTCGATCATCAAATCGGCTACCTATACTAATTAATAAATCGCTTTGGTAAATAGCCATATTAGCTGCATATGTTCCATGCATCCCGGCCATCCCTAAAAATAACTCGTGGTCACCAGGAAATGCACCTAACCCAAGCAACGTACTAGCAACCGGGATTTGCTGTTCCTCCACATATTCTAATAATTGTTCACTACCATGAGCATGTAAAACACCTGCACCTACTAAAATCACTGGTTTTTTTGCTTGACTGACAGCTTCCACTAGTTTTCGAATTTGTAGCTTGTTTGGCATTGTTGTTGGCTGATACCCAGGTAAATGTAGTTCCTGACTATAATCAAACATGCCTATTTGAATAGAGATATCTTTCGGTAGGTCAATCAGAACCGGTCCAGGTCTTCCTGTTGTAGCAATATGAAACGCTTCTTTAATTATTCTTGGTATATCATTTACATTACGAACTTGATAATTGTGTTTCGTAATTGGCATCGTGATTCCCATAATATCCGATTCTTGAAATGCGTCAGTTCCAATTACAGTAGTTGCAACTTGCCCACTGAATACAACTAATGGTAGCGAATCCATCATCGCATCAGCAATTCCTGTCACCACATTTGTTGCACCAGGTCCACTTGTAACTACGACAACCCCTGGCTTTCCAGATACTCTTGCATATCCCTCAGCAGCATGGATAGCTCCCTGCTCATGTCTTGCTAAAATATGACGAATACCGTCTTTGTATATTTCGTCGAATGTAGGTAAAATCGCTCCACCTGGATAACCAAAAATAATTTCCACCTGTTCAGCTTTTAAAGCCTCAACCAGCATTGACGAGCCTTTCATCATTTGTTTTTTATCATTTGTTACAGCGTCTTTTTTCCTCAACCTGGTGTTCATTTTTATCCCCCTATCAACTTGAATTTACTTTTCAACATAAACTTTAAGCTACCGTTTTATTTAAAGCTAAATATTTTTGATAACGTTGAAAGACAGCATCATTCAAAATTTCTTTTTTTTAACGTATAAAAAACCTTCTCACCCCCATAAATAAGCGCAAAAACGCTTTTGGTAAGGGGTGAAAAGGTCTCTTTCCACGGTACCACCCTTTTTCATGGCCACTTTTACAAATAGCCACCTTAGGAACGAATGTTATCGTTCATTTTTTGATAACGAGTGACGGTATCACTCGACCAACATTACTCAGAAAAGTTATTTCCTTTCACATTAGCACTCGGAGGCTAGTTCACAATAAGGGGTATCACCGTCTTTCAGCATTAACGGCTCTCTGTAGATACTGCCCTTTTCACTACTTTTCCTCTTCAACGTTTTACAATATATACTGATTATTAAACCTTCATGACAGCACCAGTATTGGCAGAAGTTACTAGCTTTGAATATCGGGCAAGATAGCCCTTTTTTACTTTTAATTCTGGAGCTATCCAAGCTTTTTTACGATTAGTTAGCTCTTCTTCAGAAATATCAAGATTTATCGAACGATTTGGCAGATCGATAATAATTCGATCGCCATTTTCTACGAAAGCAATTGGTCCGCCTTCTGCAGCTTCTGGGGAAATATGTCCAATCGAAATCCCTCTAGAAGCACCTGAAAATCTTCCATCAGTAATTAAAGCAACATCTTTACCTAAGCCTCTACCGATAATAGAAGAAGTTGGCGCAAGCATTTCTGGCATTCCTGGTCCACCTTTAGGTCCCTCGTAACAAATAACGACGACGTGTCCTGCCTTAACACTGCCATTCTCAATTCCTTCTAACGCCTCATCTTGAGAGTTAAACACAATTGCTTCACCCTTAAATATTTTGATACTAGGGTCTACACCCGCTACTTTAATCACGCCACCATCAGGTGCAATGTTTCCGAATAAAATTGATAAACCGCCAACAGGGCTATATGGATTTTCTTTGCGACGAATAACTTCATCGTTCGTAATTTCGGCGTCTTTTACATTTTCATAAACTGACTTCCCTGTTATTGTAATACGATCTGGGTGAATTGCTCCTTCTATTGAACAAAGCTCTTTAATAATTGCGCTAACCCCACCCGCGTTATGAACATCTTGCATGGAGTAATCAGATGCAGGACTAATTTTTGATAAATACGGTACTCGCTCTGCCACTTCGTTGATTCGCTTTAGGTCGTATTCAATTCCAGCTTCGTGGGCGATTGCTAGTGTGTGTAATACTGTGTTAGTAGAACCACCCATTGCCATATCAAGTGCAAAAGCATCATCAATAGCTTCTTTTGTAATAATATCTCGTGGTTTAATATCTTTTTCAATTAAATTCATTAAATGCTTTGCAGCATCCTTAATTAATATTTTACGATCATCTGACGTTGCTACAATAGTTCCATTTCCCGGCAACGCTATGCCTACCATTTCCATTAAACAGTTCATTGAGTTTGCCGTAAACATCCCTGAACATGATCCACATGTAGGACATGCTGATTGTTCAATTTCTAACAATTCTTCTCGAGACATTTTCCCTGCTTGAAATGCTCCAACTCCCTCAAAAACAGAAGCTAGTGATAAACTTTTTCCATCTTTTGTGCGACCTGCTTCCATTGGACCGCCAGTTACAAATACTGAAGGAACATTGGTACGAACTGACGCCATTATCATTCCTGGTGTAATTTTATCACAGTTTGGGATATAAAAAACTCCATCAAACCAGTGAGCATTAATGACTGTTTCAGCAGAGTCACAAATGAGTTCCCTTGATGGTAGCGAATATCTCATTCCAATGTGTCCCATCGCAATTCCATCATCAACACCAATGGTATTGAATTCAAATGGTACTCCACCGGCTTCTCTAATCGCTGCTTTGACAACTTCAGCAAATTTATTCAAATGAACGTGTCCTGGAATAATATCAATATATGAATTACAAACTGCGATAAACGGTTTGTTCATATCTTCTTCCTTCACTCCTGTTGCCCTTAGCAAGCTTCTGTGAGGGGCACGATCTATACCTTTTTTTATCATATCACTGCGCATATTCTCCAGCTCCTAAAATTAAAACTATATAAAGATAATGTTAAACATTGAAAAATAACAAGAAAAGATTTTTTTGAGTTTACACTTAAATTGAATGTTTCGACTTTTCATAATGTAAGAACAGACTGTTTCATTCTAATTTTTGATATTGTTTATTCTCCCATGAGGGATGTGTCTATCGTTTAATTTTAGTATTTGAGGATTATATTACGCTGTTTAACCTCACTGGTCAACCACTTTCTTTAAAATAATTAGATAATTTTGAACACTTGCGTAAATTGTATCCGCTTACACACTTATGAATAATAGCTTTATTCAGTTTATTTAAATAAACTACAAAAATGTATTTAAAAAAAAATTTCGATTGTTGATAAAGCTTTTGATTTTTTGCGATGATGATAACGGTGATAACAAGATAGTTTTTGCTAATATAGAGAAAAAAGAAAACATGAATCAAAAAAAAGCCTAAGCGGCTTAAAATGCAGCTTAGGCTTTTTCTTTGTCTGGGTTTCAGACTTCTAACTTTTCTTGATTAGTGTCCCAGGAGAGACTCGAACTCCCGACCCACGGCTTAGAAAGCCGTTGCTCTATCCAACTGAGCTACTGAGACATGTTTAATGATTTTCAATAAAATAAATTTAATGATTTGCTCCTGTGGTTACTAGTCGCACGAAAACATTGCTTTTGTGCCGCTTCACTTGCTCATCGCAAATCTGCGAGAAGCTTATTCGGCGTTGATAATTTGGAGCGGGTGATGAGAATCGAACTCACGACCAGAGCTTGGAAGGCTCTTGTTTTACCACTAAACTACACCCGCATACTATATTTTAAAATGTTAACGACAAAATATAGTATATAACTATAATGATCATTTGTCAACAATTTCAGATTGAATTTATAAAGTTAACTTTGGCTCTCCTTCCATATAATACACAGAGCCTAAATTTTGTTTTCCATAAATGTCAAACTAATAGAAAGCTTTCGTTCAAGTCTTCAATTTCATTTCCTTTTTGGTCAAAAAAAATAACTTTTATTTCGCAATTATTTTGATAATTAACAATTACATAGCTTCTTTCGTTTCGCTCTTTAGGTAAACGAAAGCTACCTGGATTAATATAGACTACATTATTTTCTTGAAATGCTGTCGCTATGTGCGTATGTCCAAAGCAGACGAGATTTGCCCCTAACTCTTCAGCCCGATATGACAGGTTAACTGCCGAAAATTTGACATTATAAAGGTGTCCATGAGTAATAAAAACTTTTATTGGTTTTAAGTCGTAGTAGATTTCTCTTTCATAGGCATCGTCGTCATCGCAATTTCCTTCAACAATAAGCAATTTTTCATATTCTGAAAATGCTTTTTTCGGTAATTCGGAATCACCACAATGAATGATTGCATCGACTTCATGTTTATGTCGATCTAAAACTTTAAAAAGTTCCTTATCTAATCCATGACTATCACTAATAATTAAAACTTTCATAAATAAACCCCTTATACCTTTGTTACCAGCAAATTTTTTAATTTTTTTAACGCTAGAGAGCGGTGGCTGATTTCGTTTTTCTCAGCGTCCGTTAACTGAGCCATTGTTCTTTTTTGGGTTGGAATATACATAATTGGGTCGTAACCAAAGCCATTTTCCCCAATAAGTTCTCTAGTGATTGTACCTTCACAAGTTCCATCGACAATAATCGTCTCCTCACCCGGTACAGCTAGGGCAAGCGAGCAGTGAAAGCGTGCTCCTCGGTTTCGATCTGGAACATTTTCCAATTCAGATAATACTTTTTCTAAGTTTTCTTGATCGTCTTTATTTTCACCTGCATACCGGGCTGAGAAAACACCTGGCCTACCATTAAGGGCATCAACAATCAATCCTGAGTCATCAGCTAAGGTAGGAATTTGAAACTTGTTGGCAATTGTTTCTGCTTTTTTTGCAGCATTTTCTTGAAATGTTTCGCCATCTTCAACAACATCAATTGTTTCATCTAGGTCCAATAAAGATTTTACTTGAAAACCTAAAGAT harbors:
- a CDS encoding XTP/dITP diphosphatase, which gives rise to MKEILIATKNKGKIREFEQLLASLGFQVKSLLDLDETIDVVEDGETFQENAAKKAETIANKFQIPTLADDSGLIVDALNGRPGVFSARYAGENKDDQENLEKVLSELENVPDRNRGARFHCSLALAVPGEETIIVDGTCEGTITRELIGENGFGYDPIMYIPTQKRTMAQLTDAEKNEISHRSLALKKLKNLLVTKV
- a CDS encoding metallophosphoesterase; this encodes MKVLIISDSHGLDKELFKVLDRHKHEVDAIIHCGDSELPKKAFSEYEKLLIVEGNCDDDDAYEREIYYDLKPIKVFITHGHLYNVKFSAVNLSYRAEELGANLVCFGHTHIATAFQENNVVYINPGSFRLPKERNERSYVIVNYQNNCEIKVIFFDQKGNEIEDLNESFLLV
- the ilvN gene encoding acetolactate synthase small subunit produces the protein MKRIITATVNNISGVLNRVTGMLARRNYNIESITVGHTENPTISRMTFVIIVDNKRSIEQVIKQLNKQVDVLKVSDITDESIVSRELALIKVFANAQQRGELAALINPFRGSILDVGKESITVEITGDQQKVEALIDLLHPYGIKELARTGITAFKRGHKITNTDQRVVFI
- the leuB gene encoding 3-isopropylmalate dehydrogenase, translated to MNKTITVIPGDGIGPEVIKAAMKVLDTIASQFNHQFTYQYAKLGGVAIDEEGTPLPEQTIKLCKNSDAVLLGAVGGPKWDTLPGSMRPEKGLLGIRKALQLYANLRPVKAFDSLLDASTLKKEVVEGVDLMIVRELTGGLYFGQPQERRQEADGESVVDTLYYKKSEIERIVKQGFELARLRNKKLTSVDKANVLESSRLWREVAEAIGADYPDVELEHMLVDNAAMQLIRNPKQFDVIVTENMFGDILSDEASMLTGSLGMLPSASIGSGGPGLFEPIHGSAPDIAGKNIANPLATISSVAMMLRYSFLMEAEADIIESAIKKVLDAGYRTGDIANQGEVVLNTEEMTEKVIEYIQLA
- the ilvD gene encoding dihydroxy-acid dehydratase; the encoded protein is MRSDMIKKGIDRAPHRSLLRATGVKEEDMNKPFIAVCNSYIDIIPGHVHLNKFAEVVKAAIREAGGVPFEFNTIGVDDGIAMGHIGMRYSLPSRELICDSAETVINAHWFDGVFYIPNCDKITPGMIMASVRTNVPSVFVTGGPMEAGRTKDGKSLSLASVFEGVGAFQAGKMSREELLEIEQSACPTCGSCSGMFTANSMNCLMEMVGIALPGNGTIVATSDDRKILIKDAAKHLMNLIEKDIKPRDIITKEAIDDAFALDMAMGGSTNTVLHTLAIAHEAGIEYDLKRINEVAERVPYLSKISPASDYSMQDVHNAGGVSAIIKELCSIEGAIHPDRITITGKSVYENVKDAEITNDEVIRRKENPYSPVGGLSILFGNIAPDGGVIKVAGVDPSIKIFKGEAIVFNSQDEALEGIENGSVKAGHVVVICYEGPKGGPGMPEMLAPTSSIIGRGLGKDVALITDGRFSGASRGISIGHISPEAAEGGPIAFVENGDRIIIDLPNRSINLDISEEELTNRKKAWIAPELKVKKGYLARYSKLVTSANTGAVMKV
- the ilvC gene encoding ketol-acid reductoisomerase, which encodes MAKVYYNGDVNEEVLTGKKVAVIGYGSQGHAHALNLKESGVDVVVGLRQGGSWDKAVADGHTVVSVSEAAAQADIIMILLPDEDQPKTYQAEIEPNLEAGNALVFAHGFNVHFSQITPPTNVDVFLVAPKGPGHLVRRTYTEGAGVPALIAVYQDATGKGKELALAYAKQIGAARAGVLETTFQEETETDLFGEQAVLCGGTSALVKAGFETLVEAGYQPEVAYFECLHELKLIVDLMYEGGLEGMRYSISGTAQWGDFVSGPRIVTDQTKQAMKDILSDIQTGKFAKSWILENQANRPEFNAINARENKHPIEVVGRELREMMPFVKANKGGVKSAKN
- the ilvB gene encoding acetolactate synthase large subunit, translating into MNTRLRKKDAVTNDKKQMMKGSSMLVEALKAEQVEIIFGYPGGAILPTFDEIYKDGIRHILARHEQGAIHAAEGYARVSGKPGVVVVTSGPGATNVVTGIADAMMDSLPLVVFSGQVATTVIGTDAFQESDIMGITMPITKHNYQVRNVNDIPRIIKEAFHIATTGRPGPVLIDLPKDISIQIGMFDYSQELHLPGYQPTTMPNKLQIRKLVEAVSQAKKPVILVGAGVLHAHGSEQLLEYVEEQQIPVASTLLGLGAFPGDHELFLGMAGMHGTYAANMAIYQSDLLISIGSRFDDRVTGNLEKFAPGAKIAHIDIDPAEIGKNIETKIPIVADAKEAIKELIAQNGVKGPNSVWNEDLKQLKEEYPLWYQEDPEVIKPQQLIECIYEQTNGEAIVTTDVGQHQMWAAQFFKFKKPNRWVTSGGLGTMGFGFPAAIGAQLAEPKTPVIAVMGDAGFQMTLQELSLLQEMKLPLKLVIVNNGCLGMVRQWQQLFFEERYSNSLMPVQPDFVKLADAYDIKGMRVDKVADLEKAVAEMLAHDGPVLVDFRVAERENVYPMVATGKGLHEMIGVKPE
- a CDS encoding 2-isopropylmalate synthase, translating into MRKINVFDTTLRDGEQSAGVNLNFEEKLEIARQLERLNVDIIEAGFPASSKGDFRSVKAIADEIRGCSVTGLSRSIQRDIDTTWEALKGGVEPRLHVFIATSPIHMTYKLKQTPDEVVETAVQSVKYAAKFFPHIQWSAEDACRSDLDFLVRIIERVIDAGASVINIPDTVGYITPHEIGHVFNYLKENVPNIDRAILSTHCHDDLGMAVANSLSAIEHGAGQVECTINGIGERAGNASLEEIVVALKIRGDYYNAETRLKLDEIKRTSVLVSKLTGMVVPNNKAIVGNNAFAHESGIHQDGVLKEKTTYEIITPELVGISSNRMVLGKHSGRHAFKDKIKELGYSVNDEELNRLFVAFKDLADKKKEITEDDIFAILTDERVASAVEYYKVKQLQVNYGTNNIPTATITMTSPEGNELQEAATGSGSVEAIYNTLERMIASPVKLLDYRIQSVSGGRDALAEVYVKIKFQDVETSGRGTAHDVLEASAKAYVNAVNRVLNRKLKEEGTTEKVHL